A region of the Candidatus Palauibacter soopunensis genome:
GGGCGGCGCCGAAGTCATCGCTACGGTGAGCAGCGCCGCCAAGGCGGAGGTCGCGCGGGGCGGCGGCGCGAGGCACGCGATCGACTACGGGCGGGAGGACGTCGCCCGCCGGGTCCTCGACCTCACCGATGGGGAGGGCGTGGACCGCGTCATCGAGGTGGATCTCGCCGCGAACCTCGAGACGGACGTCGCGGTCGTGCGGGAGAACGGGACGATCGCGTCGTACTCGTCAACCTCCGGCCCGGAACTGCCGCTCGCCTACTATCCGCTCGCCTTCAAGGACCTGCGCATCCATTTCGTGCAGGGATACCTGCTGCCGCCCGCCGCCCGCCGCGCGGCGGTCCGGGACCTCACCACCTGGCTCACCGCCGGACAACTGGACGTGCGGATCGCCGCCACCGTCCCCCTCGCGGAGACGGCGTCCGCGCACGAGGCCCTGGAGTCCGGCCGCGCGGACGGGAAGATCCTCGTCGAGATCTAGCCGCCCCTGTCAGAGCCTCGCTGTGTTCGAGCGGGTCTCGCTACTGCACTCGTTCGAAGCTCAGGTCCCAGACGCGTCCCTGGCTCAGGCTCGCCCGCGTGACCCGGCCGGTCTCGTCGCGGCGGAAGATGAACGTGCTGCCTCCCTGCCTGAACGCATCGGGATACACCGGCGTCAGCGATGGTCCGTCCCCGTACCGGTCCCTCAACACGAGGCCGCCGTCTTCGACCTCGACCCAGTAGGTGACTTCCGCCTCGTCGCTGTGGTAGGCCCCCACGTAGGCGGCCAACTCCGACGCGGTGGGATCGAAACCTTCCACGGGTTCGATCCTCACGTCGTCGGCGACCGGCGTGTCCATGGTCGCCCCGGGCCTCGCTCCGTCGCCGGCCGGCGCGTCAAAGGCGATGGAAACGCCCGCCGGAGAGGCGAACTCGGTCTCGCTCATGGCGGCGAGGGACATCCCGCCCGGTCCCATGCCCAGGCGGAGCGAGGCGCCGTCCGCCGTCAGCTCCATGAACTGACCCGTGCGGGTGTCGCGGTATCCGCCGGCGAACGCGGCGACGCGGGCCGGATCGACGTCTGCACCCGCCGGATCCTCGGACGCCTCTTCGCTGACCGCGTCGCCGAGGTAGAGTTCGGCCACCGCCCGGGCGAGCCCGCCCGGGTTGGCCTCGCCCACGTTGCACATCACCGACACCGCGAGCCCGTGGTCCGGGAAGCGCGTGAGGAACCCCCGGTACGCCGCGGTTCCTCCTGAATGCTGGACCTCGCGCACGCCCTTGTACTCGCCGACGAAGAGTCCGCCCGCGTAGCTGATCTGCCGGCCCGAGTCGAGCATCCCCTGCTCATGCATGAGCCGGATGAACTCGGGGCCGCCGACGTCGCCGGTGTCGAGGTTGCGGGTGAACTTGAGAAGGTCGCCGACGGTCGTGAGCAGACCGCCGTTTCCGTGCACGTTCTCGAACGGCATCAGCATGTGCCATTCGCCGTCGTCGCCGCGCCGGTATCCGATCGAGCGCTCCTCGACGATCTCCGTGAAATCGTCGCGCCACTGCGTCTTCGTCATGCCGAGGGGGCCGAAGATCCGCTCCTGCGAGAACTCGTCGAAGGTCTGTCCGCTCACCCGCTCCACGAGCATCGCCTGGAGGTTGTAGCCGGTGTTCGTGTACGAGTAGTAGCGGCCCGGCTCATAGTTGAGGGCACGCTGGCGGCTCGCGATGTCGAGCGCGTGCTTGTGCGTGTGGATCCGGGTCGTCCGCGCCCAGCCGTGGATGCCGGCGACGGACCCCCAGTCGCGGAGCCCGCTCGTGTGATGGATGAGCATCCGCACCGTGATGGGTTCGCCGTAGTCGGGCATCTCGGGGAAGTACTCCCGGATGTCGTCGTCGAGGTCGATGCTTCCGTCCAGCGCGAGCAGGATCGTCGCCGCCGCGGTGAACTGCTTCGAGACCGAGCCCGGCTCGAACACGGTCTCCGGCGTGTTCGGCAGGTCCCACTCGAGGTTCGCCATGCCGTAGGCGCGGGCCATGACCTGCTGCCCATCCCGCGAGACCGCGAAGGCGCACCCGGGGCCGTCCGAAGCGCTGTAGTCCGCGAATACGGCGTCGAGCGCCCCGAGTTCGACGGCCCCCGCGGACGAATCGTCGCCGCCTGTGTCCGCGCAGGCAATTCCCGCGGCGAGGGGAAGGATGAGGGTCCAGAGTCGTGTCTTCATCGTCTTCCTCCTGACTGAATGGCGGCACGCACCGTTTCGTCGCCGGCCGCAGCCGTCCGCGCAGCCGGAAGTGCAATGTCGGCACCCGCACCCGCCCCGTCGAGATCCGGCGTCGAGCCGCGCCCGCGCACGAGGCGGGCGCCGCCGGCCGCGCCCCCCCGTCCCGGTCTATTCCACTCGCTCGAAGCGGAGGTCCCAGACCCGTCCCTCGCTCAGACTTGCCTGCGAAACCCGGCCGGTCTCGTCGCGTCGGAAGATGAACGTGCGGGACTCCTGGCTGAACGCATCGGGATACAGCGGTTCAAGCGCGGCGCCGTCCCCGTACCGATCCCGAAACATGAGCCGCCCGTCCTCGACCTCGAACCAGTACGTCACTTCGGCTTCATCGCTGCGGTAGGCTCCCACGTATGCGGCCAGGTCGGTCGCCGTCGGCTCAAACGGGCCGACGGGCTCGATCCGCACTCCGTCCGCGGCGGGCATGTCCATGACGCCGGGAGGACGTTCGCCCGCGCTCGCGGGACCCTCGAACGCGATGGATACGCCCGTGGCCGAGGCGAACCCGGTTTCGCTGGTGGCCGCGAGCGGCGGCCCGCCGGGTCCTCCGCCCATGAGCAGAGATGAACCGTCCGCGGTCAGCTCCAGATACTGTCCCGTTCGCGTATCCCGATATCCGCCGGCGAAGGCGGCGACGTCCGCGGGATCGACATCCACCCCTGTCGCATCGGCCCGAGGCTCCTCGGCCATCGCGTCCGCGAGGTAGAGTTCCGCCACCTGGCGGACGAGTCCGCGCGAGTCGGCTTCGGCCACGTTGCACATCAGGGACACCGCCACACCGTGATCCGGATAGCGTGTGAGGAAAGCCCGGTACGCGGCCGTCGAACCGCCGTGCGACACCTCGCGCACGCCCTTGTATTCGCCCACGCGAAGCCCGCCCGCATAGCCGGTCTTCCACCCCGAGTCGAGCGTGCCCTCCTCGTGCATGAGACGGACGAATTCCGGCCCGCCGACCTCGCCGGTGTCGAGATTGCGCGTAAAGCGGAGAAGGTCCCCCACGGTCGTGAGCAGGCCGCCGTTGCCGTGGACGTTCTCGAACGGCATCAGCATGTGCCATTCGCCGTCCTCGCCGCGCCGGTAACCGATGGAGCGCTCGTCCACGATCTCGGTGAAATCGTCCCGCCACTGCGTCTTCGTCATCCCGAGGGGGCGAAAGATCCGCTCCTGCGAGAACTCGTCGAAGGTCTGGCCCGTCACCCGCTCGATGAGCATCGCCTGGAGGTTGTATCCGGTATTCGTGTACGAGTAGTAGCGGCCCGGCTCGTAGTTCAGGGCGCGCTGGCGGCTCGCGATGTCGAGCGCGTGCTTGTGCGAGTGGACCCGGCTCCAGCGCGGCCAGCCCTGGATGGCGGCGACCGAACCCCAGTCGCGAAGCCCGCTCGTATGGTGGATCAGCATCCGCACGGTGACGGCTTCGCCGTAGTCGGGCATCTCGGGGAAGTACTCCCGGATGTCGTCGTCGAGATCGATCCGTCCATCCAGGGCGAGCAGAATCGTGGCCGCGGCGGTGAACTGCTTCGAGACGGAGCCCGGCTCGAACACGGTTTCCGGAGTGTTCGGGATGTGCCACTCCAGATCCGCCATCCCGTAGGCGCGCGACATGACCTGCTGCCCGTCCCGTGAAACGGCGAATGCACACCCCGGCCCTTCGGAGCCGGCGAAGTCCGCGAAGATCGCGTCGAGGGCCGTCAGTTCGGGAGTGCCCTCCGGAGGGCCTCCGGGGTTCGCGCCCGCGCAGGCGAGCCCTGCGGCGGTCGGGAGGATCAGTGTCCAAAGCGGTGTCTTCATCGTTCTACTCCCCGACGGAGGTCCCGGAAACGGAGTGGCCGGATCTCAGCGCGAGACATCGATGACTCCGGCGTTTCCTTCGATGCGCAGTGTGGTCCCCAACCCCGCCGAGCGCGCGCGGATGTCCTCGAGCAGGGTGCGGGCGGCTTCGCCTTCGAGCGGATACGGCTGGGACAGGGCGTCTCCGCGCCCCGCGATGGGGAGCACGTCCAGCCGCGTGACGCCCTCCGCGCTCAGGTGCAGCCGGACCGCGATGTTGTCCATCCAGTAATCGTGCCCATGCCCGAAGATGAAGTTCCCCATCGAGTAGACGACCGGCTTGCCGTCGCGAACCTCGATCCCGCGCGGGACGTGGGGATGGTGTCCGAGGATGGCGTCCGCGCCCGCGTCGAGGACGTCGTGCGCAAAATCCCGCATGCCCGGGTGCACGTCCTGGCTGTTCTCGATCCCCCAGTGGAAGCTCACCGCGACGAAATCGACCCGGTCGCGTACGCGGGCGATGTCTTCCCGAATCAGGAGCGGGTCCATGGGGACGACCCCCGACTGGCTCGGCGTCGCGAATGAGGACCCTCCGTCGTTCACGAACTGCGCGTACGCGAGGAACGCGACACGGAGCCCGCCGCGCTCGATGATCCAGGGTCGGCGGGCGTCGGCGAGGTCGCGTCCCGTACCCGCGTGGCCCACTCCCGCCCGGCGCAGGTGATGGATGGTGTCGAGCAGTCCTTCGCCTTCGGCGTCGAGCGAATGATTGTTCGCCGTCGCCACCACGTCGATTCCCGCCCAGGCGAGGGCGTCGGCGAAGGCCGAGGGCGTGCGGAAGGCGCCGCTCCAGCGGGCGTCGTCCGAGAGCGGCGTCTCCAGGTTGGCGAAGGCGATGTCCGCGTCGCGCAGAAGGTCGGCCGCGCCGTGAAACGGATAGCGCGCCTCTTCCTGCCCATCCTCGAACGAGAGGCCGTAGTGATGGGCGCGAAGGTGGTGCGCGTCTTCCGTGATCAGGGTCGTGTCGAGCGCCGCTTCGAGAACGTCGCGGGAGTCCTGTGTCGCGGCGTAGGGCACGCGGATCCAGCCGTCGCCGCGGTGCCAGAGCACGTTGCTGCGGCCGGACGGGGCCGCGTCGTAGTACATGGCCGGGGGCTTCGTCGCCCGCGACCATTCGATGTCTCCGACCGCGACGATTGTAATCTGTTGACCGATAACAGGTTGTGGTACCACGGCCGCCACGGCCAAGCCCGCCGCCAGGAACGTGCGGACGACGTAGTCTCGAAATGCGGGCATAGGGCGTCTCCGGTTGCGGGACTACTCGGTCGGCGCCGCGGCCAGGATCTCGGCGGGATCCAGCGCGCGTCCGGCGCGCACGACGGTCCGGATGCGCCTCGTGTTGCGGATATCCTCGAGAGGGTCCGCTTCGAGCAGTACGAGATCGGCCTCCAGCCCCGCCTCGACCGCGCCGCGGTTCTCCTCCTCCTTCAGAATCCGCGCGTTCTCGAGCGTGGCGGCGGACAGGACGTCCCGCGCCGGCATGCCGGCTTCGACGAGGAACTCCATCTCGTGGTGCAGCGAGGCGCCCGGCGCGACCTGCGGCTCCGGGGCGTCGGTCCCGACGAGCAGCCGCACGCCGGCGTCATGCAGCATGCCGGTGAGCCGCAGGTATTTCTCCCACGTCCCCTCGCGCACCGAGACCGGGGCCGCGCCCCAGTCCAGGCTGCGCCGCTCCCGGTCCTTGTCCCAGAACGCCTTGAGGCGGGCCGGCATGGGATCGTGGTCGGGGTGTCCGTAGACCTCCGGGAGGTCCATGAAGAGGAGCGTGCCCCAGAAGACCATGAGCGTCGGGTCGACGCGCGCGCCGTGCTCGGCGATGACGTCGATGAGGCGGCGCGCCTCGTCCGAGTCGAGGTTGATCGAGTGGCGGTCGTCGGGGTCGTCGAGGAGGAAATTGGACACGGTGTAGATGTGCTCGATGCAGTCGAGTCCATCGCGAACGGCATCCGCCGTGTGATAGTCGAGGAGGTGCCCGCTCACGACGAGACCGTGTTCGTGGCCGGCCTCGATCACGCGGCGCCCGACGTCGCGCCCGGCGCCGACATAGAGCTTGAGCGTCTTCACGCCCCACGCCGCCATGTCCGCCACGAAGGGGTCCACGTCGGCCGGGGTCGCCAGATGCCAGCCGACGTCGGGATGCCACGGCGGGTTGCCGTCAATGAGGAAGCTGCAGCGGAAGACGTTCGGGGAGATCTCCGGGTGGTCGTCGGCGTAACGTTCGACGAGGCGCTGGGCCGGGACGTTGTCTCCCGTGCTCCGGATCGAGGTCACTCCGTGTCCGAGGTAGAAGGGCAGGACTTCGTCCCCGGTCATGTGCGACTGGTAAAGGATGTGAGTGACGTGGACGTGCGCGTCGATGAGTCCGGGGAGGACGAAGAGGCCGGCCCCGTCGATGCGCGTCGCGCCCGCCGCGGCGTCGGAATCGGCATTCAACTCGGCGCCGGGGGCGACGGCTTCGATGCGGCCGGCCCGGACGAGGACGCTCGTGTCCGGGCGCATGGCGCGGGCGCGGACGTCGAAGACGCTGGCCCGGTCGATGAGGAGCGGAGGAGCCGGCCCGGCCGCGTCGCCGGTCGCCGACGCCCGTGCCGCCGGCCGGTCGTCCGCGCCGCAGCCGAGGGCGAGCCCGGCGCCGGCCAGCGTGGCGCCCCGCACGAAGTCGCGGCGGTCGACGGCGGCCACGGACGGCTACGCGGAGACGAAGCGGTACAGGAGGGTCATTTCTGAGGATCGTCCGCGGCACTCGGCGGCGTCAAGCAGTGCACCGTTCAGGCGAAGTTGATAGCGCGTTGCGTTCGCGGCGATAGGTTGTGTCCATGCCCGCGCCTCGTGCCCGCTTCATCGTCTCCCCAACCGCCGCCGTGCGCTTCGACGCCGCGCGGAAATGGCTCGAACGGCAACCCTCCGCGGCGGGCGTGACGGTCATCGGCGAGACGCTGTCGGGGCCCCACGAACTGCTCCTCCGCGAAGCTCGCACGGCCGGCGCCGCGATGGGATGGCGCCGCACCACGCTGCGCCTCCTGGCCCGCGAGATCGCGCTCTCGCGGCTCGCTTCCGATGGCAGGGCGATCGGCGATGCGGTGGCCCGCGACGCCATCGCGGCGCGGGCGCTGGCGGGGCTCGATCGCCGGAAACTCGGGCGGCTGGCGGCGGTGTCGGACACGCCCGGCTTCGTTCGCGCCGTGGGGCGGGCGGTGGAGACGCTCCGCATGGCGGGCATCACGCCGTCCGAAATCGCCCCCGTCGACGCGGATCTCGCCACCTTCTCCGAAGCGGTCGAGGCGGTATGGACGACGGTGGGGCTGACGGATCGAGCCGGCGTGTTCGAGGCCGCGTTGTCGACGCTCGATGATCCGGACGCCCGGCCGCGCGTCGTGGGCGACCGTTGCCTGATTCTCGACGCCCGGATCTGGACGGAACTGGAGGGCCGGTTCGTCGCGGCCCTCATCGGGCGAGGTTGCGAGTTGCTTGCCACCGTGCCCGAAGGCGATGACCGCACGCGGAGGGCGCTGGAAGAGGCGGGCGCGCGCCTCGACGATCCGCCCAGTACCGATGGGGCCGCCATTGGGGCGATCGCGCGCCTTCACGCGCACCTCTTCGGCCCGGCGCCGTCCGAGTCCGCGGCGGACGATGCCGTCACCGTGTTCTCCGCTCCCGGCGAGGGCCGGGAAACGGTGGAAATCGCCCGGAGACTCACCTCGCTCGCCGAGGCCGGAACACTCTTCGATCGGTGCGCGATCCTGCTCCGGCAGCCCGAGGACTATCGGCCATATCTGGAAGAGGCTCTCAATCGCGCGGGGATCCGCCCCTGGTTCGCGGGCGGCGTGCGGCGCCCGGACCCGGCGGGCCGGGCCTTCCTGGCTCTTCTCCGTTGCCGGGCCGAAGACTACTCGGCGCTTCGCTTTTCGGAGTACGTGTCGATCGGCGAGGTGCCGGACGAGGGAGAGGACGCGGAACGGGTGCCGCGACGCTGGGAGCAACTGCTGGTCGACGCGGCCGTCGTCGGCAGCCTGGATCGGTGGGAGCGGCGACTCGCTGGTCATGCCGCGGAACTCGAGTTCAAGCGAGACGCGCTGGAGGCGGAGGACGGCGAAGACCCGCGTCTCGCAAGGATCGATGGGATGCGGGCCAATCTCACCTCCCTCCGGGAGTACGTGCTGCCGCTGCTGTCGGAACTATCCGAACTGCCCGCGGAGGCCCGCTGGGAGAGCTGGCTGGCCGTGCTGGCCCCGCTCGCCACCCGCTCGCTTCGGCGGCCCGGCAACGTACTCTCCGCGTTGTCCGACCTCGCGCCGATGGGGCCTCTGGGTCCCGTGCGGCTGGACGAGGTCCTGCGCGTTCTCACGCCCCGACTCCTGGAGGTTTCCGAGCCGCCGCCCGCGAATCGCTACGGCCGCGTGTTCGTCGGGCCCATCGATGCGGCACGGGGGCTCGCCTTCGACGTCGTGTTCGTCCCCGGCATGGCCGAACGCCTTTTTCCTCCCAAGATCGGGGAAGACCCGATCCTCCTCGACGAGATGCGACGCCGGCTGGCGCCCGGCCGCCTCCCGACGAATCGGGACCGCGTTCAGCAGGAGCGGCTCGCCTTCCGGCTCGCGGTCGGGGCGGCACGGAAGCAGATCGTCCTCTCCTATCCGCGGATCGACGCCATGAAGACCCGGCCCCGGGTCCCCTCCTTCTATGCGCTCGAGGCGATTCATGCGGCGGAGGGCCGGCTGCCCGGGTTCGAGCAACTTCAACAGCGGGCGGAGGAAGTCTCCGATGCGCGGATCGGATGGCCGGCGCCGAAATCCCGAACGCAGGCGATCGACGAGGCCGAGTACGACCTGGCGGTGCTCGACGAACTCGACAGGCACGATCTTCGCGGAGAACGCGCGGTGAAGGCGGCGGGCCATCTCCTCCACTCGAACCCCCACCTCGCGCGCGCCCTCCGCTTCCGTGCCTACCGCTGGGAGGTGCCGCGCTGGACGTGGGCGGACGGGCTCGTTCAACTCTCCGAGCGGGCGGCGGAAGCGCTGGCGGAACGGTCGCTCGGCGCGCGTCCCTATTCGGCGACGGCGCTGCAGCACTTCGCGGCGTGCCCCTACCGCTTCTATCTCCAGGCGATCCAGGGGCTGCGCCCGCGCGAGGAACCGGTCGGGATCGAGGCGCTCGACCCGCTGCAGCGGGGTTCCCTCGTGCACCAGGTCCAGTTCGAACTCCTGACCCGGCTCCAGGCCGAGAGCACGAAGGAGCGGCCCCTCCTGCCGGTGGGGCCGGAGAACGCCGTGCGGGTGTCCGAACTCCTGGAGGAGGTGCTCGAGAAGGTGGCGGGGGACTTTCGCGACGGTCTCGTCCCCGCGATCGATCGGGTGTGGGACGACGGCATCGAAGCGATCCGTCAGGACCTGCGGGAATGGCTGCAGCACGAGCGCGACAGTAAGTCGCCGTTCGAGCCGTGGCGCTTCGAGCTTTCCTTCGGGCTCCCGCGGGATCCCAACCGCGACGCGCACTCCGTGGGCGAGCCCGTCGACCTCGGCGTCGGATTGAAGCTCCGCGGCGCGATCGATCTGATCGAGCGGACCCCGGCCGGGGTCCTGCGGGTTACCGACCACAAGACCGGCCGTTACCGGGCAAAGGCGGGAGCGACGATCCAGGGAGGCGAACTCCTGCAGCCGGTCCTCTACGCGCTCGCCGCCCAAACGCTGTTCCCGGACCAGCGCGTGGAATCGGGCCGGCTCTACTACTGCACGGCGGATGGCGAATTCCGGGATCACGTCGTGCCGCTCGACGACCGGGCGCTCGAGGCGGCGGGGATCCTGAGCGAGATCGTGAGCGGGGCGTTCGCGGCCGGGAGTTTTCCGGCGCTTCCGCGGGAGGATGCCTGTCGCTGGTGCGACTACCGGCAGGTCTGTGGACCCGATGAGGAACTTCGCACCCGGAGCAAGCCCCCGCCGGTCGATCTGCGGCGGCTGAGGGAATACCCGTGACCCGGCCCGGCCGGCTCGCCGACCAGGACGCCCGCGACGCGATCCTGAACGATCTCGACGACACGCTCTTCGTCGAAGCGGCCGCGGGGACGGGGAAGACGACGGCGCTCACGGGCCGGATCGTCGAGGTGCTGAAACACGGCTTGGGCACACTGGAGGACATCGTCGCGGTCACCTTCACCGAGAAGGCGGCGGGCGAGATGAAGCTCCGGCTGCGGGCGGCGATCGAAGAGGCTCGCGTGGCCGAGGAGAACGGGGAAGCCCGCGAGCGTCTCTCGCGTGCGCTCGGCCACCTGGAACTCGCTCACATCGGCACGATCCACGGCTTCTGCGCCGACCTGTTGCGCGAGCGGCCGATCGAGGCCGGCGTCGATCCGGCGTTCCGGGTCGCCGCCGAGGACGAAGCCGGCCGCCTCCTCGACGGCGCCTTCGAGGGCTGGTTCGAGGGCGCGCTGGCGGACCCCGGCCCCGGCGTGAGGAGGGCGTTGCGCCGTCACTATCCGAGGAATTCGGGCGGCCCGCGCGCGGCCCTGCGGGCGGCGGCCGGCAGTCTCGTGGACCAGCGCGACTTCGACGCACCGTGGTCCAGGCCCGAGTGGGACCGGGAGGCCGAACTCGATCGCGCGCTCGACCTCCTGCGGGAACTTGCCGCCTTCGCCCCGCTGGCCTCCCGTCCGGACGACTATCTCACGCAGAACCTGCGCCACGTCG
Encoded here:
- a CDS encoding serine hydrolase domain-containing protein translates to MKTRLWTLILPLAAGIACADTGGDDSSAGAVELGALDAVFADYSASDGPGCAFAVSRDGQQVMARAYGMANLEWDLPNTPETVFEPGSVSKQFTAAATILLALDGSIDLDDDIREYFPEMPDYGEPITVRMLIHHTSGLRDWGSVAGIHGWARTTRIHTHKHALDIASRQRALNYEPGRYYSYTNTGYNLQAMLVERVSGQTFDEFSQERIFGPLGMTKTQWRDDFTEIVEERSIGYRRGDDGEWHMLMPFENVHGNGGLLTTVGDLLKFTRNLDTGDVGGPEFIRLMHEQGMLDSGRQISYAGGLFVGEYKGVREVQHSGGTAAYRGFLTRFPDHGLAVSVMCNVGEANPGGLARAVAELYLGDAVSEEASEDPAGADVDPARVAAFAGGYRDTRTGQFMELTADGASLRLGMGPGGMSLAAMSETEFASPAGVSIAFDAPAGDGARPGATMDTPVADDVRIEPVEGFDPTASELAAYVGAYHSDEAEVTYWVEVEDGGLVLRDRYGDGPSLTPVYPDAFRQGGSTFIFRRDETGRVTRASLSQGRVWDLSFERVQ
- a CDS encoding serine hydrolase domain-containing protein, with product MKTPLWTLILPTAAGLACAGANPGGPPEGTPELTALDAIFADFAGSEGPGCAFAVSRDGQQVMSRAYGMADLEWHIPNTPETVFEPGSVSKQFTAAATILLALDGRIDLDDDIREYFPEMPDYGEAVTVRMLIHHTSGLRDWGSVAAIQGWPRWSRVHSHKHALDIASRQRALNYEPGRYYSYTNTGYNLQAMLIERVTGQTFDEFSQERIFRPLGMTKTQWRDDFTEIVDERSIGYRRGEDGEWHMLMPFENVHGNGGLLTTVGDLLRFTRNLDTGEVGGPEFVRLMHEEGTLDSGWKTGYAGGLRVGEYKGVREVSHGGSTAAYRAFLTRYPDHGVAVSLMCNVAEADSRGLVRQVAELYLADAMAEEPRADATGVDVDPADVAAFAGGYRDTRTGQYLELTADGSSLLMGGGPGGPPLAATSETGFASATGVSIAFEGPASAGERPPGVMDMPAADGVRIEPVGPFEPTATDLAAYVGAYRSDEAEVTYWFEVEDGRLMFRDRYGDGAALEPLYPDAFSQESRTFIFRRDETGRVSQASLSEGRVWDLRFERVE
- a CDS encoding CapA family protein encodes the protein MPAFRDYVVRTFLAAGLAVAAVVPQPVIGQQITIVAVGDIEWSRATKPPAMYYDAAPSGRSNVLWHRGDGWIRVPYAATQDSRDVLEAALDTTLITEDAHHLRAHHYGLSFEDGQEEARYPFHGAADLLRDADIAFANLETPLSDDARWSGAFRTPSAFADALAWAGIDVVATANNHSLDAEGEGLLDTIHHLRRAGVGHAGTGRDLADARRPWIIERGGLRVAFLAYAQFVNDGGSSFATPSQSGVVPMDPLLIREDIARVRDRVDFVAVSFHWGIENSQDVHPGMRDFAHDVLDAGADAILGHHPHVPRGIEVRDGKPVVYSMGNFIFGHGHDYWMDNIAVRLHLSAEGVTRLDVLPIAGRGDALSQPYPLEGEAARTLLEDIRARSAGLGTTLRIEGNAGVIDVSR
- a CDS encoding amidohydrolase family protein; amino-acid sequence: MAAVDRRDFVRGATLAGAGLALGCGADDRPAARASATGDAAGPAPPLLIDRASVFDVRARAMRPDTSVLVRAGRIEAVAPGAELNADSDAAAGATRIDGAGLFVLPGLIDAHVHVTHILYQSHMTGDEVLPFYLGHGVTSIRSTGDNVPAQRLVERYADDHPEISPNVFRCSFLIDGNPPWHPDVGWHLATPADVDPFVADMAAWGVKTLKLYVGAGRDVGRRVIEAGHEHGLVVSGHLLDYHTADAVRDGLDCIEHIYTVSNFLLDDPDDRHSINLDSDEARRLIDVIAEHGARVDPTLMVFWGTLLFMDLPEVYGHPDHDPMPARLKAFWDKDRERRSLDWGAAPVSVREGTWEKYLRLTGMLHDAGVRLLVGTDAPEPQVAPGASLHHEMEFLVEAGMPARDVLSAATLENARILKEEENRGAVEAGLEADLVLLEADPLEDIRNTRRIRTVVRAGRALDPAEILAAAPTE
- a CDS encoding PD-(D/E)XK nuclease family protein; amino-acid sequence: MPAPRARFIVSPTAAVRFDAARKWLERQPSAAGVTVIGETLSGPHELLLREARTAGAAMGWRRTTLRLLAREIALSRLASDGRAIGDAVARDAIAARALAGLDRRKLGRLAAVSDTPGFVRAVGRAVETLRMAGITPSEIAPVDADLATFSEAVEAVWTTVGLTDRAGVFEAALSTLDDPDARPRVVGDRCLILDARIWTELEGRFVAALIGRGCELLATVPEGDDRTRRALEEAGARLDDPPSTDGAAIGAIARLHAHLFGPAPSESAADDAVTVFSAPGEGRETVEIARRLTSLAEAGTLFDRCAILLRQPEDYRPYLEEALNRAGIRPWFAGGVRRPDPAGRAFLALLRCRAEDYSALRFSEYVSIGEVPDEGEDAERVPRRWEQLLVDAAVVGSLDRWERRLAGHAAELEFKRDALEAEDGEDPRLARIDGMRANLTSLREYVLPLLSELSELPAEARWESWLAVLAPLATRSLRRPGNVLSALSDLAPMGPLGPVRLDEVLRVLTPRLLEVSEPPPANRYGRVFVGPIDAARGLAFDVVFVPGMAERLFPPKIGEDPILLDEMRRRLAPGRLPTNRDRVQQERLAFRLAVGAARKQIVLSYPRIDAMKTRPRVPSFYALEAIHAAEGRLPGFEQLQQRAEEVSDARIGWPAPKSRTQAIDEAEYDLAVLDELDRHDLRGERAVKAAGHLLHSNPHLARALRFRAYRWEVPRWTWADGLVQLSERAAEALAERSLGARPYSATALQHFAACPYRFYLQAIQGLRPREEPVGIEALDPLQRGSLVHQVQFELLTRLQAESTKERPLLPVGPENAVRVSELLEEVLEKVAGDFRDGLVPAIDRVWDDGIEAIRQDLREWLQHERDSKSPFEPWRFELSFGLPRDPNRDAHSVGEPVDLGVGLKLRGAIDLIERTPAGVLRVTDHKTGRYRAKAGATIQGGELLQPVLYALAAQTLFPDQRVESGRLYYCTADGEFRDHVVPLDDRALEAAGILSEIVSGAFAAGSFPALPREDACRWCDYRQVCGPDEELRTRSKPPPVDLRRLREYP